One region of Sediminispirochaeta bajacaliforniensis DSM 16054 genomic DNA includes:
- the gyrA gene encoding DNA topoisomerase (ATP-hydrolyzing) subunit A has product MEEIKGEVIPISIEEEVRGSYLNYAMSVIVSRALPDVRDGLKPVHRRILYSMSEMGLRSDRAFKKCGRIVGDVLGKYHPHGDQSIYDALVRLAQDFSMRYPVVRPQGNFGSVDGDPPAAMRYTEAKMDRVAEEMLKDIKKETVDYGPNYDDSMQEPLVLPGAFPYLLTNGASGIAVGMATNMPPHNLREVCAAIVAYINDANISIDDLMKYIKGPDFPTGGIIFGRRGIKQAFRTGKGKITVRSKFVIETTKSGKDRIIVTEIPYAVNKANLIIKIADLVKEKRIDGISDLRDESDRDGMRIVIELKRGAVPKIVLNQLFSHTALQQNFNVTNLALVDGMPKQLNLKELVHYFVRHRVEVVTRRIRYDLKKAEERAHILEGLKIALDNIDEVVQIIKSSSDVNQARERLMERFKLSERQSQAILDMRLQKLTSLETKKIEEELREVLALIAYLKDLLSSEQKILGVVRDETEEIAQKYGDDRKTDIVADEVEEINIEDLIQKEDMVVLVSNKGFIKRVPVSSYRNQGRGGKGSSSAKLINEDFIKHLFIASTHDYILFVTNEGKAYWMKVHEIPEGSRASRGTHIKALLEISANEDITTIVSLQEFSEEHYLFMATARGIVKKVKTSDFRNARTRGIIAIKLDNGDTLITAVLTHGDSEIVIVSRNGNALRFHEDQVRAMGRASRGVTGIRLQSDDELAGILRVEDNEKMLLLSENGLGKRVEYDHFSLHGRGTRGQIAYKTSERSGEIVGVLSVLEEDDLVCITSQGNTIKLHVSDVPVQGKTAQGVNIVTITAPDVVVDVARVMNDKDEEEDQPQT; this is encoded by the coding sequence GTGGAAGAGATAAAGGGAGAAGTAATTCCTATTTCAATAGAAGAAGAGGTTAGGGGATCTTACCTCAACTACGCGATGTCCGTCATCGTCAGCCGTGCCCTACCTGATGTACGGGACGGCTTAAAACCTGTTCATCGTCGTATCCTTTATTCGATGAGTGAGATGGGTCTTCGATCGGATAGAGCCTTTAAAAAGTGTGGACGTATTGTCGGTGATGTTCTTGGTAAATACCATCCTCATGGCGACCAGTCGATTTATGATGCCCTGGTTCGGCTTGCCCAGGATTTTTCCATGCGTTATCCGGTGGTTAGGCCTCAGGGTAACTTCGGATCGGTTGATGGTGATCCTCCGGCGGCAATGCGATATACGGAAGCGAAGATGGACCGTGTTGCGGAGGAGATGCTCAAGGACATCAAGAAAGAAACCGTCGATTACGGTCCCAACTACGATGATTCGATGCAAGAACCTCTGGTTCTTCCCGGGGCTTTTCCCTATTTACTTACCAATGGTGCAAGCGGAATTGCCGTCGGTATGGCAACGAATATGCCTCCCCACAACCTACGCGAGGTGTGTGCGGCAATAGTTGCCTACATCAACGATGCCAATATCTCCATTGATGATTTGATGAAATACATCAAGGGGCCTGATTTTCCAACCGGTGGTATCATCTTCGGAAGAAGGGGCATTAAACAGGCATTTCGAACGGGAAAGGGTAAAATTACCGTTCGGTCTAAGTTTGTTATTGAAACAACCAAAAGCGGGAAGGATCGGATCATCGTGACCGAGATTCCCTATGCAGTCAATAAGGCGAATCTCATCATAAAGATTGCCGATCTGGTAAAAGAGAAAAGAATCGACGGTATTTCCGATCTGCGGGACGAATCGGACCGCGACGGAATGCGTATTGTTATAGAACTGAAACGGGGAGCAGTACCCAAGATCGTATTGAATCAGCTTTTCAGCCACACGGCGTTGCAGCAGAATTTCAATGTTACCAACCTTGCCTTGGTCGACGGTATGCCAAAGCAGCTCAACCTAAAGGAGCTGGTCCACTATTTTGTTCGTCACAGGGTTGAGGTCGTTACCAGGCGTATCCGTTATGATCTGAAAAAGGCTGAGGAAAGGGCCCATATCCTCGAAGGCTTAAAAATTGCTCTTGATAACATCGATGAAGTGGTTCAGATCATCAAATCAAGCAGTGATGTTAATCAGGCTCGCGAACGCTTGATGGAGCGTTTTAAGCTCTCCGAGCGGCAGTCTCAGGCAATTCTCGATATGCGGCTTCAGAAGCTCACCAGTTTGGAAACGAAAAAGATCGAAGAAGAACTTCGTGAAGTTCTCGCCCTTATTGCCTATCTCAAGGACCTTCTTTCCAGTGAACAGAAAATATTGGGTGTTGTCCGGGATGAAACGGAGGAGATCGCCCAGAAGTACGGAGATGACCGAAAAACCGATATAGTTGCCGATGAGGTCGAGGAGATCAACATCGAGGATCTTATCCAAAAAGAGGATATGGTCGTGCTGGTCTCCAATAAAGGCTTTATCAAACGTGTTCCCGTTTCCAGTTATCGAAACCAGGGGCGGGGAGGAAAGGGCTCTTCTTCTGCAAAACTGATCAACGAGGATTTCATCAAGCACCTTTTCATCGCCAGTACGCACGATTATATCCTTTTTGTTACAAATGAAGGGAAAGCCTACTGGATGAAGGTCCATGAGATCCCCGAAGGCAGCCGGGCAAGTCGTGGGACCCACATAAAGGCCCTTCTTGAAATATCTGCAAATGAGGATATTACCACTATTGTGAGTTTGCAGGAATTCAGCGAGGAACATTATCTTTTCATGGCAACGGCCAGGGGTATTGTCAAAAAGGTAAAAACCAGTGATTTCCGTAATGCTAGGACACGTGGAATTATCGCCATAAAACTTGACAACGGAGATACATTAATTACCGCGGTTCTTACCCACGGAGACAGTGAAATTGTTATTGTCAGCCGTAATGGAAATGCTCTTCGTTTTCATGAGGATCAGGTACGTGCCATGGGGCGTGCCAGCCGGGGAGTTACCGGAATACGACTTCAATCAGATGACGAGCTTGCCGGTATCCTCCGTGTTGAGGATAACGAGAAGATGCTCCTTCTTAGTGAGAATGGACTGGGGAAGAGGGTTGAATATGATCACTTTTCTCTTCATGGAAGAGGTACACGGGGGCAAATAGCCTATAAGACAAGTGAAAGAAGCGGTGAAATCGTTGGAGTTCTTTCTGTTTTGGAGGAAGACGATCTTGTCTGCATCACAAGTCAGGGAAATACCATAAAGTTACATGTTTCAGATGTTCCTGTTCAGGGGAAGACAGCACAGGGCGTAAATATCGTTACCATTACTGCTCCCGATGTAGTGGTGGATGTTGCTCGTGTCATGAATGATAAAGATGAAGAAGAGGATCAGCCTCAAACATAG
- the gyrB gene encoding DNA topoisomerase (ATP-hydrolyzing) subunit B, whose translation MQNSYSAQNIQVLKGLDAVRKRPGMYIGSTGPEGLHHLVYEIVDNSIDEALAGFCDEILVVIEKGNIIRVEDNGRGIPTDLHKEEGVSALEIVMTRLHAGGKFNKDTYKVSGGLHGVGVSVVNALSEWCDVFVHRDGSIFYQKYDRGNPEKDVATVGETTRHGTITRFKPDGEIFETVEFSFDVLSRRLRELAFLNKGIRIIIEDERLPQKKTKEFQFEGGVKSFVSFLSESKKPIHKEPIYFEGIRDGIDLECALEYNEGYSENIFSFVNNINTREGGTHLVGFKTALTRTFNDFLKKSKFAKKMDETFSGDDVREGLTAVVSVKVPDPQFEGQTKAKLGNSEVRGVVESLVAEHLTYYFEENPKLIEKILEKITMAARARIAARKARDLTRRKSALESSSLPGKLADCAEKDPSKSEVYIVEGDSAGGSAKQGRDRQFQAILPLWGKMLNVEKTRADKVLTNDKLQPIIATLGAGAGKEFDVSKVRYHKVIIMADADVDGSHIRTLLLTFFFRYMPELVERGYVYIAMPPLYKMQLGKTVTYAYDEKDREKIMKSLFAEETEKVAIQRYKGLGEMNPNQLWETTMDPDSRKIMQVRLEDAVEADQIFSTLMGEDVEPRRKFIEDNALMVSNLDI comes from the coding sequence ATGCAAAACAGTTATTCCGCCCAGAACATTCAAGTGTTAAAGGGTTTGGATGCAGTTCGAAAAAGGCCGGGAATGTACATTGGCTCTACCGGTCCGGAAGGGCTGCATCATTTAGTTTATGAGATTGTTGACAACAGCATTGATGAGGCTCTTGCCGGTTTTTGCGACGAAATTTTAGTTGTCATTGAAAAGGGAAACATCATCCGTGTTGAAGACAACGGACGAGGAATTCCAACCGATCTCCACAAAGAAGAGGGTGTAAGCGCTCTCGAAATCGTCATGACGAGGCTCCATGCCGGTGGAAAGTTCAATAAGGATACCTATAAGGTATCCGGAGGGCTCCACGGTGTTGGTGTTTCCGTTGTAAATGCATTATCCGAGTGGTGTGACGTATTTGTTCATCGTGACGGCTCTATTTTCTATCAAAAATATGATCGGGGAAATCCCGAGAAAGATGTCGCCACTGTAGGTGAGACCACGCGTCACGGTACGATTACTCGATTTAAGCCGGATGGTGAGATCTTTGAAACGGTGGAATTTAGTTTTGATGTCCTTTCCCGTCGTCTTCGGGAACTTGCTTTTTTAAATAAGGGCATCAGGATCATCATAGAAGATGAGCGCCTTCCTCAGAAGAAGACAAAGGAGTTCCAGTTTGAGGGCGGTGTAAAAAGCTTCGTTAGTTTCTTAAGCGAAAGCAAAAAGCCGATTCATAAGGAGCCTATTTACTTCGAGGGAATCCGTGACGGTATCGATCTGGAGTGTGCCCTTGAATATAACGAGGGATACAGCGAGAATATCTTTTCTTTTGTCAATAATATCAACACAAGGGAAGGCGGAACCCATCTTGTCGGCTTTAAAACGGCCCTTACCAGGACCTTTAATGATTTCCTGAAAAAATCAAAGTTTGCCAAAAAAATGGACGAGACCTTTTCCGGTGATGATGTCAGGGAAGGTCTGACAGCCGTGGTTTCCGTGAAGGTCCCCGATCCCCAGTTTGAAGGGCAAACAAAAGCCAAATTGGGAAACTCCGAGGTACGGGGCGTTGTCGAATCTCTTGTTGCCGAGCATTTGACTTACTATTTTGAGGAAAATCCCAAGCTGATAGAAAAAATCCTCGAAAAGATTACCATGGCGGCTCGTGCTCGTATTGCAGCGCGGAAAGCCCGTGATCTTACCCGCCGTAAAAGCGCTTTAGAGAGTTCAAGTCTTCCTGGAAAGCTTGCCGATTGTGCCGAAAAGGATCCTTCCAAAAGCGAAGTGTATATCGTTGAGGGAGACAGTGCCGGTGGTAGTGCCAAACAGGGTAGAGATCGTCAGTTTCAGGCCATATTGCCCCTTTGGGGAAAGATGCTAAATGTCGAAAAGACCAGGGCCGACAAGGTACTCACCAACGACAAGCTACAGCCTATCATTGCGACCCTGGGAGCGGGAGCCGGAAAAGAGTTTGACGTTAGTAAGGTCAGATACCATAAGGTGATCATCATGGCGGATGCCGATGTCGACGGAAGTCATATCAGAACCTTGCTGCTTACCTTTTTCTTTCGCTATATGCCGGAACTGGTCGAGCGGGGTTATGTCTATATTGCTATGCCTCCTCTTTACAAGATGCAGCTGGGAAAAACAGTTACGTATGCATACGACGAAAAGGATCGTGAGAAGATCATGAAATCCCTGTTTGCCGAGGAGACCGAGAAGGTTGCCATTCAGCGGTATAAGGGTCTTGGTGAGATGAATCCGAATCAGCTGTGGGAGACCACCATGGATCCGGATTCAAGAAAAATCATGCAGGTACGACTTGAAGATGCTGTTGAAGCAGATCAGATATTTTCTACATTGATGGGTGAGGATGTCGAGCCCAGGAGAAAGTTCATTGAAGATAATGCTCTGATGGTATCGAATCTCGATATATAG
- the dnaA gene encoding chromosomal replication initiator protein DnaA — translation MNTQSRWDFSIFWQEALNQLKNELSDQEFVMWFSNISYHSSEEGKLILSVPSAFYRDQVKQRYISIIKEKLYELSGFQLEVDFIVTKRVTSESQKDKNEVANPPHPPMAAEPLAGSLPSVKNDPPKKHPDLRPDYTFENFVIGENNTLAANACMAISKNPGTAYNPCLIYGGVGLGKTHLIQSIGNYAWAHNPDIKIAYVTAETFTNEFIEAIHHNKNHQFKNKYRKVDILLIDDIHFLQDKTGTQEELFHTFNALYETNKQLVFTCDRPVSELKQLTDRLRSRFERGLNVDLQAPAFETRFAILKQKVEEKKVPINDEVIELICRNVTTNVRDLEAALTRLIAYADLLHKKVTLDIARQQLKDVFSNPKMSNITVEMIQRVTAEYFNLSPNDLRGKKRTKAIAFPRQIAMYITREITEFSTTEVGLEFGGRDHTTVMHACQRVESRMQTDPSLEPIIQRIVRQIKEYGTK, via the coding sequence ATGAATACACAAAGCAGGTGGGACTTTTCCATCTTCTGGCAGGAAGCATTGAACCAGTTGAAAAACGAACTATCGGATCAGGAGTTTGTTATGTGGTTCAGTAACATCTCCTATCACTCCTCCGAAGAAGGAAAGCTTATCCTTTCGGTTCCCTCGGCATTCTACCGGGATCAGGTAAAACAGCGCTATATCAGTATAATAAAAGAAAAGCTCTACGAACTATCAGGTTTTCAACTTGAAGTCGATTTTATCGTTACAAAGCGGGTAACATCGGAATCCCAGAAGGATAAAAATGAAGTTGCTAACCCTCCTCATCCCCCCATGGCGGCAGAACCGCTAGCCGGATCACTCCCGTCGGTCAAGAATGATCCTCCAAAAAAACACCCCGATCTCAGACCCGATTACACGTTCGAGAATTTCGTTATTGGTGAGAATAACACCCTTGCAGCAAACGCTTGCATGGCCATCAGCAAAAATCCGGGAACTGCCTATAATCCCTGTCTGATATACGGGGGAGTCGGCCTTGGAAAGACGCATCTCATTCAGTCGATCGGAAATTATGCATGGGCACATAATCCCGACATAAAAATTGCTTATGTCACGGCAGAAACCTTTACCAACGAATTTATAGAGGCGATTCACCATAACAAAAATCATCAATTCAAAAATAAATATAGAAAGGTCGATATCCTGCTCATCGACGATATCCATTTTCTCCAGGATAAAACGGGGACTCAGGAGGAACTCTTTCATACCTTCAATGCCTTGTATGAAACAAATAAGCAGCTTGTTTTTACCTGCGACCGTCCGGTGTCAGAGCTGAAACAGCTGACCGATCGCCTGAGAAGCCGATTTGAACGTGGACTCAACGTCGACCTTCAGGCCCCCGCTTTTGAAACAAGGTTTGCCATTTTGAAGCAGAAGGTAGAAGAGAAAAAGGTACCGATAAACGATGAAGTTATCGAACTCATTTGTCGAAACGTCACTACAAATGTAAGGGATCTCGAAGCTGCACTAACACGACTTATTGCCTATGCAGATCTCTTGCATAAGAAAGTGACCCTCGATATTGCCAGGCAACAACTCAAAGATGTCTTTTCCAATCCAAAAATGAGTAATATCACCGTTGAAATGATACAGCGCGTCACTGCCGAATACTTCAATCTCTCCCCTAACGACCTTCGTGGTAAAAAAAGGACAAAAGCCATTGCCTTTCCCCGACAGATCGCCATGTATATTACCCGGGAAATAACCGAATTCAGCACTACGGAGGTCGGTCTGGAATTTGGGGGAAGAGACCATACTACGGTTATGCACGCCTGCCAACGAGTAGAAAGCAGAATGCAAACCGATCCCAGCCTGGAACCAATAATCCAACGCATTGTACGGCAAATCAAAGAGTACGGGACAAAATAA